DNA from Prunus persica cultivar Lovell chromosome G6, Prunus_persica_NCBIv2, whole genome shotgun sequence:
aaatctaATTTAGTGATTTGGCGGCACTAATTTGATCCAAAGGATAGGAAAAATTTATAGATtcagaaacaaaattttgacATGGGAATATTTATACCTTATCCCATAATCCGTCTGAAGCCATGATTAAGAACTCGTGTTCAGGTTTGATTCTAACCACTGTGGTCTCTGGTTCTGGTGTTACAAATTGTTTAAGGTGCCTATCTCCAATTCCTCTAGATACAGCTAGAGATCCATTAATTCTCCAAACACCATGGCTTAAATCAACAAAGCCACCctacaaaaagaaattcacaACAACCATCAGTCTCAATTCAAATGACGCTTCATCTGAAATAACCATAACTTATAAGAAATTAGAGGGCAAAATCTTAGCACTTACCAAGTTCTCAATTCTGACTTTCTCGTCTTCCCTTGATGGCCGATGATCACATGTGAGAGCCTCAGCAGCACCTCCTGTGCTCAAGACAGCACGGCAATCGCCGGCATTAGACACAACAAGGTTACCATTCCTGATCACAGCAGTCACACAGCATGATCCACCACGCAAATCCTCTTTAAGAAAATCAGAGTCTGTATTTAGGTAACCATGCTTGACCGCTTCCTCGatttcatcatcatccctCCTCACAGCttcatttaaaatattctttGCCAAGTTCTCTGCTGCAAACTCAGCAGCTTTTGCACCTCCATGCCCATCAAATATACCAAAAATTGCCTGCAAACATGAAGCTTTAGCAAATCAAATTCCAATTCTCCAAGCACTCATTCAACTAACTACAATCAACAGAGGAGGCCTAACATAGATTTCATCCATGCACATTCTAGGAAAAGaaggaattttattattattattatttatttttgcatcCATAGTATAATCAATTACTTTCAGTAGAATTCAATATACTATAAAACTTTTCCACACAAGGGTTTTAAAACATagaactatttttaaaaaaatagaagctaCAGAAAATTTGTTATAgttttcattataaaaaacccaacttgattttgaaaaattccaATCAAAGCTTtcaaatttccccaaattcAGCTCCCAACACACCTCAATGACTAAAACAAGTTAACcccaatttttataaaattacaaaagataGCAACTTTATCATTACCTGTTTGGGATCACCTTGAAGATTAAGAGTAGCAGAGTACCGATCCTCCAAAgcctctcttcttcctctcttacaGGACACATAATAGTGCCCTTCTCTGTCTGCCTCAACAACCTCTCTCCTCGCCCCCGGAGACTCCATCGCCGGAGCATCCACAAAGCTCGATGACACCACCGGAATATAAAGCCTCGCCGGCCTCTTCCTCTTCAACTGCGTCACCGGAGAACCCGGACCCGAACCTGAAAGCCCGCTCAGAGGCTTCGGGATCCGAAGCCGAAACGGCGACGACGGAGATGAACATGAAACCATCGCGtccgacgacgacgacgacgtcgctagggttagggtttctgGGGACGGAGTGATCATAGACGATTTGTTGCAGAACAGAGACGACGGCGGCGAAAACACCGGCGAGTTCGAAACAGCGACGGAGCACGACATGCCGTGTTTCCTTTTCCGTTTAATTTTTCTGAGTTTTCGAAAAGCAAAGACCTGAAGTGTTCAATTTTGTGCCGTTTGtgcttccttttcttctcgattttttggatgaaggaaaacagagagaaggttttttgaatatatataggtGGCTTCGAGTGGGGTCTACGCCTTTTCCGTGTTTGTGGGCCCCTCGTGGGCTATTTTAAACATGGTTTTGACCAGTGATTTAAGGCACTCCTTCTAGAATGTCATATATGCCCCTAGTGCTTTGACTCTGAGTTGGTTGCATAATCCATTATGTAAGTTTACTCCCCCGACATTGAGGGTAAAAGCGTCCAAAGGGGGTGCTCCGTTGTAAATCGGATAAGGGCGTGTGTgggaaaatcagaaaaatgggGGAATATTGGGGTCAAACAcgttatttaattttcaatagAGTGTTGTCCGAAATAAGTGTTTGGTTTGACTGGTCCCTTAGTAACTAAGCTAAATCTAAATGCTGTTGTTTCGTCGTTTGATGCCGCCCAAGTGGACCCCACGAGGCCCTGATTGGGGATTTCTGAGAATTTCCAGGAACTTACCGTTGTGAACACGACAACGACAAACGCATCGTCGTACTGCGCAACACACGTAGGAATCGGATGGATGGAAGCTGTATGTCGTTGTCCATTGATTTCCCACgttagagaagagaagagactGACTCTGACTGAGACGACCGTtgggaaattggaaaattggaagattggaaaattggaaattgggcGCTGAGTTCGTCAACATCTAAACTTGCATGATTTTTTCATCTCTTCTATGcttctcctttttattttttggatttgaaaatgaagttaTCAAGCTGATACTGCCATACCTGAAAAGGTCTATATTACCTATCTTGAAGGGCAATTTAATCACTGTATTGTTTACGAGCATAGAGTGCTAATAACAGCTCCCTTACTGTTTTAACACAGTTTTTGTTTGCataatttcacttttttacttttgtttccATGTATTTCTAATTGCATCAAATTTATTCTTTGTAGTATTCGAGGGCACTAGtcgaatttattttttgtgctcaTGTACAGCACGTAGGAGAGTAATGTGGTAATTTCGCTGCTTTTAATGGCAGAATTTTGAGCGGGGCAACGCAAAGAGCAAGGGATCTTAGATTTGCAAGGTAGTCTCATGTGCGGCGGACGTGACAATTTCAAACAAGGACAAGAAGCAAATTCGATGAAGGTGAAAATACACAAATTGAActgaaattttgtgaaaaccagATGGCCTTTTCATATCTATGCCGTCTTccatatggttttttttttttcttgctgcCAGCGCATACGTTGAACCATTCCATCCTTGCATAATCTAGCTAAGTTGTGACACGTATTCTTCTAATACACTCCTTTGAATCACTAAATTAATACATGTTTGTTGACATGACATTTGTATCCAAAAGCCAGAAACTACAAGTTGACACTTTTCTCTTTCATGCCCAACACCTACTATTCACATTCTAGTGGGTCATGTCATTGATTAGTGAGAACCTAACTTGAAATTTCGTCAATATAGTTGTTTGAAAAGTTATAATCGGCTTATAATTTATGTGATTAAAAGTAATTACTCATACATTTAAAGTTTTATTTTCGAATCCTATTCTTTTATATTGCTTTCGCCAATAATGTTAGGGACACTTCACaataattcatttattttaacataaaaatttaaaaataatttttaagttAACAGTCATCGCCGCATAACCCCCATGTTTTACCACCACCGAACATCTCTTTGGCGTGCCCCCCACCACACAACCGCACTGCCCTCAACACTAGGACACCACTGCGCTCCACAACCCAGCCGCATATCACTGAGAATTCACAGTATGCATGGTTGCAACTGTTCAATCTCAACTATTTTGATATTTGTATCGTGTAAAAGATCTGCTCATTCATGAGAGTTTAGATGGTTGAGATTGAACAAAGATCATTGGTTGTAGCTTCATAGAT
Protein-coding regions in this window:
- the LOC18774304 gene encoding probable protein phosphatase 2C 25, which codes for MSCSVAVSNSPVFSPPSSLFCNKSSMITPSPETLTLATSSSSSDAMVSCSSPSSPFRLRIPKPLSGLSGSGPGSPVTQLKRKRPARLYIPVVSSSFVDAPAMESPGARREVVEADREGHYYVSCKRGRREALEDRYSATLNLQGDPKQAIFGIFDGHGGAKAAEFAAENLAKNILNEAVRRDDDEIEEAVKHGYLNTDSDFLKEDLRGGSCCVTAVIRNGNLVVSNAGDCRAVLSTGGAAEALTCDHRPSREDEKVRIENLGGFVDLSHGVWRINGSLAVSRGIGDRHLKQFVTPEPETTVVRIKPEHEFLIMASDGLWDKVSNQEAVDVVRPSWLAIDGQPLLACKKLVELSASRGSCDDISVMVVPLGLYV